The proteins below are encoded in one region of Flammeovirga kamogawensis:
- a CDS encoding PorP/SprF family type IX secretion system membrane protein, which produces MKNLLISIILLLNISVVFAQQDPIYSQYMFNTAAINPAYAGASETVSINVLHRSHWVSMPGAPKTNTFTATMPIAHNKLGLGVFAMNDEIGVFKNTQAYGMLSYHLPVSYNGKLSFGLQFGFNQYRGNLTEVKVSSNGKFDPAFANNISKTQFNTGAGVWFQTTKFYAGVSIPRILDNRNVKKNSNEPITIENQMHAYFMTGVVLDVSKDIKVKPSTLIKYVENNKISYDLNTTFYFQEKISLGFSYRDTKSLVLMSEVQATKNIRIGYSYDMSLSEVQNVSGGSHEVMLRYELKWNKTQIMTPRFF; this is translated from the coding sequence ATGAAAAACTTACTTATCTCTATTATTTTGCTACTTAATATCTCTGTTGTTTTTGCACAACAAGATCCAATTTACTCACAGTATATGTTTAATACTGCAGCAATTAACCCCGCTTATGCTGGGGCTTCTGAAACTGTTAGTATAAATGTATTACATAGGTCACACTGGGTAAGTATGCCAGGTGCTCCAAAAACAAATACGTTTACTGCAACAATGCCCATTGCACATAATAAACTAGGTTTAGGTGTGTTTGCAATGAATGATGAAATTGGTGTTTTTAAAAATACACAAGCGTACGGAATGTTATCGTACCACTTACCAGTTTCTTATAATGGTAAATTATCTTTTGGTTTACAATTCGGTTTTAATCAATATAGAGGTAACCTAACAGAGGTAAAAGTAAGTTCAAATGGTAAATTTGATCCTGCATTTGCCAATAACATTTCAAAAACTCAGTTTAATACGGGTGCTGGTGTATGGTTTCAGACAACTAAATTCTATGCTGGTGTTTCTATCCCGAGAATATTAGACAATAGAAATGTAAAGAAAAATAGCAATGAGCCAATTACTATTGAAAATCAAATGCATGCTTATTTTATGACAGGTGTTGTATTAGATGTTAGTAAAGATATAAAAGTAAAACCTTCTACATTAATTAAGTATGTAGAAAACAATAAAATTTCTTACGATTTAAACACTACATTTTATTTCCAAGAGAAAATTTCATTAGGCTTCTCATATAGAGATACAAAATCTTTAGTATTAATGTCAGAAGTTCAAGCAACAAAAAATATTAGAATTGGTTATTCGTATGATATGAGCTTATCGGAAGTTCAAAATGTGTCTGGAGGTTCTCATGAGGTAATGTTAAGATACGAATTGAAGTGGAATAAGACTCAAATTATGACACCAAGATTCTTCTAA
- a CDS encoding endonuclease/exonuclease/phosphatase family protein, protein MTKIQIFLIFCLFTISKNVNAQKENYKVYSIGFYNLENLFDTLDTPGKNDEDFLPDGSYKWTGKRYLEKQERMAKVIAKIGAEIAKAPPTVIGFSEIENKSVLEDLINQDALKKYNYGICHVESPDKRGVDVGLIYRKDQLTIDKVSSRDLRIKETYAGNNWEYATRNQLIVEAELAGEKCAFMVNHWPSRRAPSPYREAAGTLNRSIIDSLRAVNPSIHCITMGDLNDDPTNKSVTKALGAVGNSDKLSSKNILYNPFNKMYKKGLGTLAYRDSWNLFDQIIISKELKLNKEGLFFYKAEICNFSELKNKEGRYKGYPHRTYSGGNYSGGYSDHFPVVIYLIKQI, encoded by the coding sequence ATGACAAAGATTCAAATTTTTCTCATTTTTTGTTTATTTACAATTAGCAAAAATGTGAATGCTCAAAAAGAAAATTACAAAGTTTATAGTATTGGCTTCTATAACTTAGAAAATCTTTTTGATACGCTAGATACCCCGGGTAAAAACGATGAAGACTTTCTTCCTGATGGTTCTTATAAATGGACAGGAAAAAGGTATTTAGAGAAACAAGAAAGGATGGCTAAAGTAATTGCCAAAATTGGTGCAGAAATAGCAAAGGCTCCTCCTACCGTAATAGGCTTCAGTGAAATTGAAAATAAAAGTGTTTTAGAAGATCTTATTAATCAGGATGCTTTAAAGAAATACAATTATGGCATTTGTCATGTAGAATCTCCAGATAAAAGAGGTGTAGATGTTGGGTTAATTTATAGAAAAGATCAACTAACTATTGATAAAGTATCTAGCAGGGATCTTAGAATAAAAGAAACATATGCAGGTAATAATTGGGAGTATGCTACTAGAAATCAGTTGATCGTCGAAGCAGAACTAGCAGGAGAAAAATGTGCTTTCATGGTCAATCACTGGCCTTCTAGAAGAGCACCATCACCTTACCGAGAGGCTGCTGGAACACTTAATAGATCAATTATTGATTCACTAAGAGCAGTTAACCCTTCAATTCATTGTATCACAATGGGTGATTTAAATGATGACCCCACTAATAAAAGTGTAACGAAGGCATTGGGCGCTGTTGGAAATTCTGATAAGCTATCGTCAAAAAACATTCTTTATAATCCTTTTAATAAAATGTATAAAAAAGGCTTAGGAACATTGGCGTACAGAGATAGTTGGAACCTTTTCGATCAAATAATAATTTCTAAAGAGCTTAAATTAAATAAAGAAGGTCTATTCTTTTATAAAGCCGAGATATGCAATTTTTCAGAATTAAAAAATAAAGAAGGCAGGTACAAAGGGTACCCGCATAGAACATATTCAGGAGGTAATTATTCTGGTGGTTATTCAGATCACTTCCCTGTTGTAATCTATCTTATCAAACAAATCTAA
- a CDS encoding TonB-dependent receptor, producing the protein MKHILTSILLFIQFVAIAQEGTMSGTVRVNGTERALVAIRVAINGNTYITDENGKFEIPSDINLTDALVHISADGFVPVDIKFKDKMVILLSPQLDDANSIALSLTDLDEDDGDTQSTPGLLFSSGDAYSAIAGYAWGPYWFRARGYQSNYMNVYIDGINMASPERGYASFSLWGGLNDVTRNKETTVNMSPVDFTFGNIGGSTNIITDPSQQRPGFKASYSMSNSSYRNRFMLTYSSGLLENGWAFTVSGSRRWAQEGFAEGTTYDAYAGFISAEKQFSDKHKVVLTAFAAPSTRGQQGATVQEAYDLKGTNYYNPYWGYQNDKKRNSRTKSIMSPQFIVKDQWKINEKLMLKTAVGFTYSKEKRTALNWYDAPDPRPDYYRNLPSYQYDQGNTTAGDLLTDLWKTDKYGQVDWDFFYKTNQNNPETVPVDWTKPNGETITGNRSHYISEERNLDAYHIDVNPTIIWDINSSLKLTTGIQYQLYKGNNYNTLGDLLGGDFWVDIDNFADRDFPDPIKALNDMNDPNVVKKVGDRIGHDYSSNITTAGWWAQVQKSFNRGSIYLGGNITQTSMFREGNRRKGLFPLNSYGKSDVLDFTDYGAKIGGEYFITGRNVVTANATYYTKAPYFVDSFTSLRTRNETVENLKSSNVISGDVNYYYRGERLKARASAFYTQINDQTKVISYYDDAYQNFVNYVLTGMGQENMGVELGLQYNITPELRAKAAGTYASYMYSANPKATTTVDNSSSKLSEDETVYFNNRHVGGTPEVAGSLGLEYWSKNYWFVGIQGNFLGDRYVTLNPARYTDRAIDEPGVEIGSDQYYAILDQELLENSFTLDLSGGKSWKIHNYMLRVNLNINNVLNNQNIATTGFQQFRYDFVDGNPNKFANKYYYAQGIRAFLNVGLTF; encoded by the coding sequence ATGAAACATATTTTGACTTCAATCTTGCTGTTCATTCAATTTGTAGCAATCGCACAAGAAGGAACAATGAGTGGTACTGTTCGTGTAAACGGTACTGAAAGAGCACTTGTGGCAATACGAGTGGCAATTAATGGAAACACGTATATTACTGATGAAAATGGTAAGTTCGAAATTCCAAGCGATATCAATCTTACAGATGCGTTAGTACATATATCCGCAGATGGTTTTGTTCCTGTAGACATTAAGTTTAAAGACAAGATGGTTATTCTCCTATCGCCTCAGCTTGATGATGCAAATTCTATTGCTTTATCACTTACAGATTTGGACGAAGATGACGGTGATACACAATCTACACCTGGTTTGTTATTTTCTTCTGGCGATGCTTATTCTGCAATAGCTGGCTATGCTTGGGGCCCATATTGGTTTAGAGCTAGAGGATATCAGTCTAACTACATGAATGTGTATATTGATGGAATTAATATGGCTTCTCCAGAAAGAGGTTATGCTTCTTTTTCTTTATGGGGCGGTTTAAATGACGTTACCCGTAATAAAGAAACAACTGTTAATATGTCGCCAGTAGATTTTACTTTTGGCAACATTGGTGGTTCAACAAATATAATTACAGACCCTTCTCAACAACGACCTGGTTTTAAAGCAAGTTACTCAATGAGTAACTCAAGTTATAGAAATAGATTTATGCTCACATATTCTTCTGGTTTACTAGAAAATGGTTGGGCATTTACTGTTTCAGGGTCAAGAAGATGGGCACAAGAAGGCTTTGCAGAAGGAACCACTTATGATGCTTACGCAGGTTTTATTAGTGCAGAAAAACAATTTTCTGATAAACATAAAGTTGTATTAACTGCTTTTGCTGCTCCATCAACAAGAGGTCAGCAAGGGGCAACTGTGCAAGAAGCATACGATTTAAAAGGTACTAATTATTACAATCCATATTGGGGTTATCAAAACGATAAAAAAAGAAATAGTCGTACAAAATCTATAATGTCTCCTCAGTTTATTGTAAAAGATCAATGGAAAATAAATGAGAAATTGATGCTAAAAACAGCTGTTGGATTTACTTACAGTAAAGAAAAAAGAACTGCTTTAAATTGGTACGATGCTCCAGATCCAAGACCTGATTATTACAGAAACCTACCTTCTTACCAATATGATCAGGGGAATACTACTGCAGGAGATTTATTAACTGATTTATGGAAAACAGATAAATACGGTCAAGTAGATTGGGATTTCTTCTATAAAACAAATCAAAATAATCCAGAGACTGTTCCGGTAGATTGGACAAAGCCTAACGGAGAAACAATTACAGGAAATAGATCACATTATATTTCTGAAGAACGAAACTTAGATGCTTATCATATTGATGTGAACCCTACTATTATATGGGATATTAACTCATCATTAAAGTTAACAACAGGCATTCAATATCAACTTTATAAAGGAAATAATTACAATACTTTAGGCGATCTTCTTGGTGGTGATTTTTGGGTGGATATTGACAATTTTGCTGATAGAGATTTCCCTGATCCTATCAAAGCCTTAAATGATATGAACGACCCTAATGTTGTTAAAAAAGTTGGTGATAGAATCGGCCATGATTACTCTTCGAATATAACAACTGCAGGCTGGTGGGCACAAGTACAAAAATCATTCAACAGAGGTTCTATTTACCTTGGTGGTAACATTACACAAACTTCTATGTTTAGAGAAGGTAACAGAAGAAAAGGATTATTCCCTCTTAATTCATATGGTAAATCTGATGTATTAGATTTCACAGATTATGGTGCTAAAATTGGTGGTGAGTATTTTATTACTGGACGTAATGTAGTTACTGCAAATGCTACCTATTATACAAAAGCTCCTTACTTTGTAGATAGTTTTACATCTTTAAGAACAAGAAACGAAACCGTTGAAAATCTTAAATCATCTAATGTAATTTCTGGTGACGTAAATTACTACTATAGAGGTGAAAGGTTAAAAGCAAGAGCATCTGCATTCTACACGCAAATAAATGATCAGACCAAAGTGATCAGTTATTATGATGATGCCTACCAAAACTTTGTAAACTATGTGCTTACTGGTATGGGGCAAGAAAATATGGGTGTTGAATTGGGTTTACAATACAATATTACACCAGAGTTAAGAGCCAAAGCTGCTGGTACTTATGCTAGTTATATGTATAGTGCAAACCCAAAAGCAACAACAACTGTAGACAACAGTTCTTCTAAACTTAGCGAAGATGAAACGGTCTACTTTAATAATAGGCATGTAGGCGGTACTCCAGAAGTTGCTGGTTCATTAGGTTTAGAATATTGGTCAAAAAATTATTGGTTTGTTGGTATTCAAGGTAATTTCTTAGGTGATAGATATGTTACACTAAACCCTGCTAGATATACAGATAGAGCTATTGATGAGCCAGGTGTAGAAATAGGAAGTGATCAATATTACGCAATTCTTGATCAGGAATTATTAGAAAACTCTTTCACTCTTGATCTATCAGGAGGTAAAAGTTGGAAAATCCATAACTATATGCTCCGTGTTAACCTCAACATCAACAATGTACTGAACAACCAGAACATTGCAACTACAGGTTTCCAACAATTTAGATATGATTTTGTAGATGGCAATCCAAATAAATTTGCCAACAAATACTACTACGCACAAGGAATAAGAGCATTCTTAAACGTAGGGTTAACATTCTAA
- a CDS encoding DUF5689 domain-containing protein produces the protein MKKYIKRFTRYNLIFVSLFLTLAACEKDDPDMPGTKKDSSKVNVQVTHSITQLKELYDGSDLFDINEEINIQGTVISSDSTGNIFKSIYLIDDSGQGIQVKVNKTDLYLDYKIGQRLYIKCKGLMLGQYGGIIQIGGEYKGKIGSIDEALIADHIIKGALESVPTPTKLDLKALPKDIEKLYNTWVTLENVQFVEQNVNYTDGQKTTNRVITIASGEKVVVRTSNMASFAGEQLPSKSGSITAILSAYNGDLQLTLNSLNDIKFNAPRFNISAGIGKGTLAEPFDIKAAVAREGEKEVWIKGYIIGSVNGKSFKDDFVLGSQTSSSVSNVLIDTNKEVKDAATAFPIQLSDLQLRSDLNLKDNKVNYKKEIWIKGDLEKYYSTTGLKNVTAYSFDGKTVVTIQGSSNAIGLGSEIKASEFTKSVIDFITWNETASGAVWASNNKKVSVNAYKKGATTAWMISKNEVDFSLLKTPRLIITEELKYFSDFKDIEVLASTDYKGGDPTKANWSVLKADGTRKNSGINEVQFNVSGSAHIAFRYKASDTKSMEWIIKNVEAAEKGAVQPADPVKGDGLTIATAFNVAGVKANQGAAKNKDYKWAKGKIVGYLTSTGFKPGAAGAGNTNIVIALRDNETNESKIVSVQLSKGYIRDGLNLVDNPSYVNKEVWIKGAFEKYYGLEGIKSIKAFSIDGSTEVQDPGNISNPILGQGTDILGSSLVATSIDFSTWNETSSEMIWTAKSGKASINGRGKGKNTSWLISKSKVDFSSFTSPRLMVNEQISSFKALSNVRIVYSTNYSGSGNPTAATWTDLTVDGTRLTSGSTTTLLELPNGVNNIYIAFVYTNNDDSDASSWSISSVKADDKPTGPILPAGVNLGDTNVSGFSDLIISEYVEGSSNNKYIEIFNGTGNDVDLSNYSISKDGNGNDDFTKTVTPLSGTLPNGATFLICNSRASLTLPSGVTTKSIYAVNFNGDDQVALQKNSTIIDQIGIPGDVDYAKDKTFRRKSNVRVPKAGSNDPRVSTNPATEWDVFSKDDVSGLGTHSYK, from the coding sequence ATGAAAAAATACATTAAGAGGTTTACTAGATATAATTTAATTTTTGTGAGTCTCTTTCTTACTCTAGCTGCTTGTGAGAAAGATGATCCAGATATGCCAGGAACTAAAAAAGACAGTTCTAAAGTTAATGTTCAAGTTACCCACTCTATCACACAATTAAAAGAGTTATATGACGGGTCTGATTTATTTGATATTAATGAAGAAATCAATATTCAAGGAACAGTAATATCATCAGATTCAACAGGAAATATCTTTAAATCAATTTATTTAATTGATGATTCTGGACAAGGTATCCAAGTTAAAGTTAACAAAACTGACTTGTATCTTGATTATAAAATCGGTCAGAGGCTTTATATAAAATGTAAAGGTTTGATGTTAGGCCAATATGGTGGAATTATCCAAATTGGAGGAGAATACAAAGGTAAAATTGGTAGTATAGATGAAGCTTTAATTGCCGATCATATTATAAAAGGAGCATTAGAAAGTGTACCTACACCAACAAAATTAGACTTAAAAGCTCTTCCTAAAGATATTGAAAAATTATACAATACTTGGGTAACTTTAGAAAATGTACAATTTGTTGAACAAAATGTAAATTATACCGACGGACAAAAAACTACGAATAGAGTAATAACTATTGCTTCAGGAGAAAAAGTGGTTGTTCGAACTTCTAATATGGCTAGTTTTGCAGGAGAGCAACTGCCTTCTAAAAGTGGTAGTATCACTGCTATTCTATCTGCCTATAATGGAGATTTACAGTTAACATTAAACTCTTTAAACGATATAAAGTTTAATGCTCCTCGTTTCAACATTTCTGCCGGAATAGGTAAAGGTACTTTAGCTGAACCGTTCGATATTAAAGCTGCTGTAGCAAGAGAAGGTGAAAAAGAAGTCTGGATAAAAGGGTACATAATAGGTTCAGTTAACGGTAAATCTTTTAAAGATGATTTTGTTCTAGGTTCTCAGACATCTTCTTCGGTTTCTAATGTATTAATTGATACAAATAAAGAGGTCAAAGATGCTGCAACTGCTTTTCCAATTCAGTTATCTGATTTACAACTTCGTTCTGATTTAAATTTAAAAGATAATAAGGTAAATTATAAAAAAGAGATTTGGATTAAAGGTGATTTAGAAAAATACTATTCTACAACTGGTTTAAAAAATGTAACTGCTTATTCATTTGATGGTAAAACAGTTGTTACAATTCAAGGTAGTAGTAATGCTATTGGACTAGGAAGTGAAATTAAGGCTAGCGAATTTACAAAATCTGTTATTGATTTTATTACTTGGAATGAAACCGCTTCTGGTGCAGTTTGGGCAAGTAATAATAAAAAAGTTAGTGTTAATGCTTATAAAAAAGGAGCTACAACTGCTTGGATGATTTCAAAAAATGAAGTAGATTTTTCATTATTAAAAACACCTAGATTAATCATTACAGAGGAGCTTAAATATTTCTCTGACTTTAAAGATATTGAAGTTCTTGCATCTACCGATTATAAAGGTGGCGATCCAACAAAAGCCAATTGGTCTGTTTTAAAAGCAGATGGTACTCGTAAAAATTCTGGTATAAATGAAGTTCAATTTAACGTGTCTGGAAGTGCACATATCGCATTTAGGTATAAAGCTTCAGATACAAAATCTATGGAATGGATTATAAAGAATGTAGAAGCTGCCGAAAAAGGTGCTGTACAACCTGCAGATCCAGTTAAGGGTGATGGTTTAACAATTGCTACTGCATTTAATGTTGCTGGAGTAAAAGCAAATCAAGGAGCTGCAAAAAACAAGGACTATAAATGGGCAAAAGGTAAAATTGTTGGTTACTTAACGAGTACAGGTTTTAAACCTGGGGCAGCTGGTGCTGGAAATACAAACATTGTAATTGCACTAAGAGACAACGAAACTAATGAAAGTAAAATAGTTAGTGTTCAACTTAGTAAAGGTTATATTAGAGATGGTTTAAACTTAGTAGACAATCCTAGTTATGTAAATAAAGAGGTTTGGATAAAGGGCGCTTTTGAAAAATATTACGGACTTGAAGGTATAAAATCAATAAAGGCGTTCTCTATTGATGGTAGTACTGAAGTACAAGACCCAGGAAATATTTCTAATCCAATTTTAGGACAAGGAACAGATATTTTAGGAAGTTCACTTGTGGCTACATCAATTGATTTTAGCACTTGGAACGAAACATCTTCTGAAATGATCTGGACTGCTAAAAGTGGAAAAGCATCTATTAATGGGCGTGGTAAAGGGAAGAATACTTCTTGGTTAATTTCTAAATCAAAAGTTGATTTTTCATCGTTTACCTCACCAAGATTAATGGTTAATGAACAGATTTCATCTTTCAAAGCACTATCAAATGTTAGAATTGTTTATTCAACAAACTATTCTGGAAGTGGAAACCCAACAGCTGCAACATGGACTGACTTAACTGTGGATGGAACAAGATTGACATCTGGAAGTACAACAACTCTTTTAGAACTTCCTAATGGAGTAAATAATATCTACATCGCTTTTGTTTATACAAATAATGATGATTCGGACGCTTCGAGTTGGTCCATTTCTAGTGTTAAAGCTGATGATAAACCAACTGGTCCAATTTTACCTGCTGGGGTTAATTTAGGAGATACTAATGTAAGTGGTTTTTCTGATCTAATAATTTCAGAATACGTTGAAGGTTCTTCTAATAATAAATATATAGAAATCTTTAACGGAACTGGTAATGATGTTGATCTAAGTAATTATAGCATAAGCAAAGACGGTAATGGTAATGATGATTTCACAAAAACTGTTACACCTTTAAGTGGAACTTTACCTAACGGGGCAACTTTTCTAATATGTAATTCTAGAGCAAGTTTAACACTTCCATCTGGTGTTACTACAAAAAGTATTTATGCTGTTAATTTTAATGGTGATGATCAAGTTGCGTTACAAAAAAACTCAACAATTATTGATCAAATAGGTATTCCAGGTGACGTTGATTATGCAAAAGATAAAACTTTTAGAAGAAAATCTAATGTAAGAGTACCCAAAGCAGGATCAAACGACCCTAGAGTATCAACAAACCCTGCTACTGAATGGGATGTATTTTCAAAAGATGATGTCTCTGGTTTAGGAACGCATTCATACAAATAA
- a CDS encoding DUF5689 domain-containing protein, with product MNHIFNKGRLIIISLCLLFTACVDTDYSNPSEINKALPTATLSIAELKALHTSGDNDTTSIPSNSVIKGQVVSSDKEGNIYKELYIQDPTGGILVRVDMSPVYTKFQLGQEVTIACGNLVLGSYASNIQLGIPSLNKGVPAAGRIPSPLVKQYFSTGKIKEVVVANITVKELIENLASYAGKRVKIDSLKVVKNDAGKTFADAVNEATENRYFNDASTTENINVRTSGFSDFAGDKLPEGKGTIYGVVSRFRDEPQLIINNPAEDIVDFKPVEDQKPSGPITIKTVDQLNEAFDGTTKYDEIDIQNWANIFEEGTRKWYINEHKGNTYANISVFKANEKRVNWLITPKLNVVAAKDKTISFRTREEFSSGAILKVMVSANYDGSAAPSDPKFTWTEVNATLSNDGKKGYGTWVSSGAVDLSSYGNVVVAFYYEGEDGVTDGGYSIDDIVFNYTKDPIIPGQGYVLLDTIKSDHTLIPSITAQFSYTDQEIIRHDGYYLSYNEDTENPIWVAYVLTAADVSGSISRTDDFRIDTSISTKSTNGKSFRTGGSLNYTYDRGHIKPASDSKLSTSEMSDSFYMSNMSPQTSELNQKEWRYLEEHVRDLATQNGKIYVVSGPVLDNNYHEWIDRGVDDDGDGDIDKVAVPKAYYKVVLVLKNGTPEVHAWILPNQDKSQGKLNKYSTYKVTLKELEARTNIDFFNRVQGL from the coding sequence ATGAATCATATTTTTAATAAAGGTCGGTTAATAATCATATCACTTTGTCTGCTTTTTACAGCATGTGTAGATACAGATTATAGTAATCCATCAGAAATTAATAAAGCATTACCAACTGCAACTTTATCTATTGCAGAGTTAAAAGCCTTGCACACAAGTGGTGACAATGATACCACTTCTATCCCTTCAAACAGTGTTATAAAAGGGCAAGTTGTTTCTTCAGATAAAGAAGGTAACATCTACAAAGAATTATATATTCAAGATCCTACTGGAGGTATTTTAGTACGTGTAGACATGTCGCCTGTTTATACAAAATTTCAATTGGGTCAAGAAGTTACTATTGCTTGTGGTAATTTAGTTCTAGGTTCTTATGCTTCAAACATTCAATTGGGTATTCCTTCACTAAATAAAGGGGTTCCTGCTGCTGGTAGAATTCCATCACCATTAGTAAAACAATACTTCAGTACAGGCAAAATAAAAGAAGTTGTAGTCGCAAATATTACAGTAAAGGAACTTATAGAAAACCTTGCTTCTTATGCTGGTAAAAGAGTTAAAATAGATAGCCTTAAGGTTGTTAAAAACGATGCGGGGAAAACTTTTGCAGATGCTGTAAATGAAGCTACTGAAAATCGTTACTTTAACGATGCTTCAACAACAGAAAATATTAATGTTAGAACAAGTGGTTTTTCAGATTTTGCAGGTGATAAACTTCCTGAAGGAAAAGGTACTATATATGGTGTAGTTTCAAGATTTAGAGACGAGCCTCAACTTATTATTAATAACCCTGCAGAGGATATTGTTGATTTTAAACCTGTTGAAGATCAAAAACCTTCTGGACCTATTACCATTAAAACTGTAGACCAATTGAACGAAGCGTTTGATGGAACAACAAAATATGATGAAATAGATATCCAAAATTGGGCTAATATTTTTGAAGAGGGTACTAGAAAGTGGTATATCAATGAACATAAAGGAAATACATACGCAAATATTTCTGTTTTTAAAGCAAATGAGAAAAGAGTAAATTGGCTAATCACTCCTAAATTAAATGTTGTTGCTGCTAAGGATAAAACTATTTCTTTTAGAACTAGAGAGGAATTTTCTAGTGGAGCTATTTTAAAAGTGATGGTCTCTGCAAATTACGATGGTTCTGCAGCTCCTTCTGACCCTAAATTTACATGGACAGAAGTAAATGCAACTTTAAGTAATGATGGTAAAAAAGGTTATGGTACCTGGGTATCTTCGGGAGCGGTTGATTTATCTTCATATGGAAATGTGGTTGTGGCTTTCTATTATGAAGGTGAAGATGGTGTAACCGATGGTGGTTATTCTATTGATGATATTGTTTTTAATTATACAAAAGATCCAATTATACCGGGTCAAGGATATGTATTATTAGATACGATTAAGAGTGATCATACATTAATTCCTAGTATAACTGCTCAATTTAGTTATACTGATCAAGAAATTATTCGTCATGATGGTTATTACTTATCTTATAATGAAGATACTGAAAACCCAATTTGGGTAGCATATGTACTTACAGCTGCAGATGTTTCAGGTAGTATTTCTAGAACCGATGATTTTAGAATTGATACAAGTATATCTACAAAATCTACTAATGGTAAATCATTTAGAACAGGAGGAAGTTTAAACTATACTTACGATCGTGGACACATTAAACCAGCTAGTGATTCAAAATTATCAACTTCTGAAATGAGTGATAGTTTTTACATGTCAAATATGTCTCCTCAAACAAGTGAGTTAAACCAAAAAGAATGGCGTTACTTAGAAGAACATGTACGAGATCTTGCAACTCAAAATGGTAAAATTTATGTTGTTTCTGGACCTGTGCTAGATAATAACTACCACGAATGGATTGACAGAGGTGTTGATGATGATGGTGATGGTGACATTGACAAAGTAGCTGTACCAAAAGCTTACTACAAAGTGGTGTTAGTTCTTAAGAATGGTACTCCAGAGGTTCACGCTTGGATACTTCCTAATCAAGATAAGTCACAAGGTAAATTAAATAAATATTCTACCTATAAGGTAACTTTGAAAGAGTTAGAAGCGAGAACAAATATTGATTTCTTTAATAGAGTTCAAGGTTTGTAA
- a CDS encoding M43 family zinc metalloprotease yields MTFCKYLSLFILIAFISCSKQEEEINMTVPKIEYSEIEKFNNKWNDVDGVTKLRLVVHQFSSEDSFYTESQVLALVDSINTTLTQALPNQDIEKGFEGVYQIPKIVFLFDTTEFAAMTTTKLTTDLEDSVAGAFVRQQHQDIDGSKYVNFFLIPYTDSDGFGHTRIAGSDGANDMIKGGIYVYGKTLDKGIISTTFIHELGHYLGLYHTFGKTYPSEIDCDKMKNYIENGINELIYERDGVQFYANDYDDEIDDTPYMFVMGYRPCNDLFGPPHNNNFMNYSVIKNMFTQGQCDKMNAVLKSESRRGVIIE; encoded by the coding sequence ATGACATTTTGTAAATACCTCTCTTTATTTATTTTAATAGCTTTTATTTCATGCTCAAAACAAGAAGAAGAAATAAATATGACCGTTCCAAAAATTGAATATTCTGAGATAGAGAAGTTTAATAATAAATGGAATGACGTAGATGGGGTTACTAAATTAAGATTAGTAGTACATCAGTTTTCTTCTGAAGATAGTTTTTATACTGAAAGCCAAGTTTTAGCATTAGTAGATTCTATAAATACCACACTTACTCAGGCTCTTCCAAATCAAGATATTGAAAAAGGTTTTGAAGGTGTTTATCAAATACCAAAAATCGTATTTTTGTTTGATACTACAGAGTTTGCTGCTATGACAACTACAAAACTTACAACCGATTTAGAAGATTCTGTTGCAGGAGCGTTTGTCCGACAGCAACATCAAGATATAGATGGAAGTAAATATGTAAACTTTTTCTTGATTCCTTATACAGATTCTGATGGATTTGGGCATACAAGAATTGCAGGAAGTGATGGAGCAAATGATATGATAAAAGGAGGGATTTACGTTTATGGTAAAACGCTTGATAAAGGCATTATTTCAACTACATTTATACATGAATTAGGACACTACCTGGGTTTATATCATACTTTTGGCAAAACGTATCCTAGTGAAATCGATTGTGATAAAATGAAAAATTACATCGAAAATGGGATAAATGAATTAATTTACGAACGGGATGGAGTTCAATTTTATGCCAATGATTATGATGATGAAATTGATGATACTCCTTATATGTTTGTAATGGGTTACAGACCGTGTAATGATCTTTTTGGGCCTCCTCATAATAATAATTTCATGAATTATTCTGTAATCAAAAATATGTTTACTCAAGGACAATGTGACAAAATGAATGCAGTACTTAAAAGTGAAAGTAGGAGGGGGGTAATTATTGAATAA